One Stenotrophomonas maltophilia DNA window includes the following coding sequences:
- a CDS encoding ribonuclease HII yields the protein MSRRHAAAASLALFDGASVVEPERLVAGVDEAGRGPLAGPVAVAAVVFDPSRPRINGLDDSKQLPAARREQLHDRIIERALAWHVVLVDVDTIDRLNIYQATLQGMRDVVAAVAHVAGFARIDGNVVPKGLVLPAQALVGGDGIDRAIMAASILAKVSRDRYMQDVHTRHPQYGFEQHKGYGTPAHLAALREHGPCVEHRRSFAPVRECLEVPQAVAADIAIA from the coding sequence ATGAGCCGCCGCCACGCCGCAGCGGCCAGCCTGGCCCTGTTCGACGGCGCGTCAGTGGTCGAGCCGGAGCGCCTGGTCGCCGGCGTCGACGAAGCCGGCCGTGGTCCGCTGGCCGGGCCGGTGGCGGTGGCCGCGGTGGTGTTCGATCCCTCCCGGCCGCGCATCAACGGTCTGGACGACTCCAAGCAGCTCCCCGCGGCCCGCCGCGAGCAGCTGCATGACCGCATCATCGAACGCGCCCTGGCTTGGCACGTGGTGCTGGTGGACGTGGACACCATCGACCGCCTGAACATCTACCAGGCCACCCTGCAGGGCATGCGTGACGTCGTTGCAGCGGTCGCCCACGTGGCCGGCTTCGCCCGCATCGATGGCAACGTGGTGCCCAAGGGCCTGGTGCTGCCGGCGCAGGCGCTGGTCGGCGGCGATGGCATCGACCGCGCGATCATGGCCGCCTCGATCCTGGCCAAGGTCTCGCGCGACCGTTACATGCAGGACGTGCATACCCGCCACCCGCAGTACGGCTTCGAGCAGCACAAGGGCTATGGAACCCCCGCCCACCTGGCCGCCCTGCGCGAGCACGGGCCGTGCGTGGAGCACCGGCGCAGCTTCGCTCCGGTGCGCGAGTGCCTGGAAGTGCCGCAGGCCGTCGCGGCCGACATCGCGATTGCCTGA
- the lpxB gene encoding lipid-A-disaccharide synthase codes for MAGSVPAQRVLSERPLRIALVAGEASGDLLGAGLVRELKARFPNAEFAGIGGDAMRSAGCQTWHDASELAVMGLTEVLRHLPRLLKLRSAFRQRALEWQPDVFIGIDAPDFNLGIERWLKQRGVRTVHYVSPSVWAWREKRAEKIGSSADLVLCLFPMEPPIYAKHGIDARFVGHPMADDIPLQGNREEARAALGLPTSAKVLAVLPGSRLGEISRLGEPFFEAAWQVSERIPGLHVVVPAANPACKRLIEEQLSRSALPVAYSHVLDGEARNAMIAADVVVLASGTATLEAMLVKRPMVVGYRVNELTYRLVKALGLIKVDRFALPNILAGQDLAPELMQHDCTPDRLAAAIQQWFDHPQRVTDLQDTYARLHERLRRNASARAADAVGELLMRNQAQA; via the coding sequence ATGGCCGGCAGCGTCCCCGCGCAGCGGGTGCTCAGCGAGCGCCCGTTGCGGATCGCCCTGGTGGCCGGTGAGGCTTCCGGTGATCTGCTGGGTGCGGGCCTGGTACGCGAACTGAAGGCGCGCTTCCCGAATGCCGAGTTCGCCGGCATCGGTGGCGATGCCATGCGCAGCGCCGGCTGCCAGACCTGGCACGATGCCAGCGAGCTGGCGGTGATGGGCCTGACCGAAGTGCTGCGCCACCTGCCGCGCCTGCTCAAGCTGCGCTCGGCGTTCCGCCAGCGTGCGCTGGAATGGCAACCGGACGTGTTCATCGGCATCGACGCGCCCGACTTCAACCTGGGCATCGAGCGCTGGCTGAAGCAGCGCGGCGTGCGCACCGTGCATTACGTCAGCCCCTCGGTCTGGGCCTGGCGCGAGAAGCGCGCCGAGAAGATCGGCAGCAGCGCCGACCTGGTGCTGTGCCTGTTCCCGATGGAGCCGCCGATCTATGCCAAGCATGGCATCGATGCGCGTTTCGTCGGCCACCCGATGGCCGATGACATTCCGCTGCAGGGCAACCGAGAGGAAGCCCGCGCCGCGCTCGGCCTTCCGACCTCGGCCAAGGTGCTGGCGGTGTTGCCGGGCAGCCGCCTGGGCGAAATCTCGCGCCTCGGTGAACCGTTCTTCGAGGCTGCCTGGCAGGTCTCCGAACGCATCCCGGGCCTGCACGTAGTGGTGCCGGCCGCCAATCCCGCCTGCAAGCGCCTGATCGAAGAGCAGCTGTCACGCTCGGCACTGCCGGTTGCGTACTCGCACGTGCTGGACGGCGAGGCACGCAACGCGATGATCGCCGCCGACGTAGTGGTGCTGGCCTCCGGCACCGCGACGCTGGAGGCGATGCTGGTCAAGCGGCCGATGGTGGTCGGGTACCGCGTCAACGAGCTGACCTACCGCCTGGTCAAGGCGCTGGGCCTGATCAAGGTCGACCGCTTCGCCCTGCCCAACATCCTGGCCGGCCAGGACCTGGCGCCGGAGCTGATGCAGCACGACTGCACGCCGGACAGGCTGGCCGCCGCCATCCAGCAGTGGTTCGACCACCCGCAACGGGTGACCGACCTGCAGGATACCTACGCGCGCCTGCATGAGCGCCTGCGTCGCAACGCCTCGGCCCGCGCCGCCGACGCCGTCGGCGAGCTGCTGATGCGCAACCAGGCCCAGGCATGA
- the lpxA gene encoding acyl-ACP--UDP-N-acetylglucosamine O-acyltransferase produces MTDNAPRIHPTAVIDPAARLADDVQVGAFTLIGADVEIGAGTVVGPHCSIHGPTRIGRDNRFVGHAAIGGEPQDKKFAGERTELVIGDRNVFREFVTLNRGTGGGGGITTIGNDNWMLAYTHVAHDCHVGNFCVFSNNTTLAGHVTVGDYVIISGFAGAHQFCRIGAHAFLGMGALTNGDVPPFTMVGTDSLGRPRGINSEGLKRRGFDAERISAIKRAYRTLYVAGLPLAEAKVQLTEQARDSDDVKAMLDFIEHAERPLLR; encoded by the coding sequence ATGACTGACAACGCACCGCGGATCCACCCGACCGCCGTCATCGATCCGGCCGCGCGCCTGGCCGATGACGTGCAGGTGGGCGCCTTCACCCTGATCGGGGCCGATGTGGAAATCGGTGCCGGCACGGTGGTCGGCCCCCATTGCAGCATCCATGGCCCGACCAGGATCGGCCGCGACAACCGCTTCGTCGGCCATGCCGCGATCGGTGGCGAGCCGCAGGACAAGAAGTTCGCCGGTGAGCGCACCGAGCTGGTGATCGGCGACCGCAACGTGTTCCGCGAGTTCGTCACCCTGAACCGTGGCACCGGCGGCGGCGGCGGCATCACCACGATCGGCAACGACAACTGGATGCTGGCCTACACGCACGTGGCGCACGACTGCCATGTCGGCAACTTCTGTGTGTTCTCCAACAACACCACCCTGGCAGGCCACGTGACCGTAGGCGACTACGTGATCATCAGCGGCTTCGCCGGTGCCCACCAGTTCTGCCGCATCGGTGCCCACGCCTTCCTCGGCATGGGTGCGCTGACCAACGGTGATGTTCCGCCGTTCACCATGGTCGGCACCGATTCGCTGGGACGCCCGCGCGGTATCAACAGCGAAGGCCTGAAGCGCCGCGGCTTCGACGCCGAGCGCATTTCCGCCATCAAGCGTGCCTACCGCACGTTGTACGTGGCGGGCCTGCCGCTGGCCGAGGCCAAGGTGCAGCTGACCGAACAGGCGCGTGACAGCGATGACGTGAAGGCCATGCTGGACTTCATCGAGCACGCCGAGAGGCCCTTGCTGCGATGA